A genomic stretch from Cyprinus carpio isolate SPL01 chromosome A12, ASM1834038v1, whole genome shotgun sequence includes:
- the LOC109077579 gene encoding nucleolar complex protein 3 homolog, whose translation MKKDTAPKKKLMSCEEKRTHLSRMQQKSSCPQQWKNAEEKLQKELLEAEASESKEKMIKLHTETLNIVFLIYFRILKKAQKPILLPSVLEGLAKFAHLINLEFLDDLLVVLYGLITSGDLTYRKSLHCILTSSQDKRHFHPVVRKFAAHLMKGAPSEGSGALSMELSRKTPVQLFEDYSVKDMSFNPSVSGPPSKKKEHFTIGDAFLDSELKTQIDAALQNASEQTSLDFTSQQETNE comes from the exons ATGAAGAAAGATACTGCGCCCAAAAAGAAGTTGATGTCCTGTGAGGAGAAGAGGACTCATTTGTCCAGGATGCAGCAGAAG TCGTCTTGTCCTCAACAGTGGAAGAACGCAGAGGAGAAGCTGCAGAAAGAACTTCTAGAAGCTGAGGCTTCAGAGAGCAAGGAGAAGATGATAAAGTTA CACACAGAGACGCTGAACATTGTGTTCCTCATCTACTTCAGAATACTGAAGAAAGCTCAGAAGCCCATCTTACTCCCCTCCGTTTTAGAAGGTCTTGCAAA GTTTGCTCATTTGATAAACTTGGAGTTCTTGGATGATTTGTTGGTGGTGCTGTACGGCCTCATCACATCAGGT GATCTGACGTATCGCAAGAGCCTTCACTGCATCCTCACATCCTCTCAGGACAAG AGACACTTTCACCCCGTGGTGAGGAAGTTTGCCGCTCATCTGATGAAAGGCGCTCCTAGTGAAGGGTCAGGAGCTCTCAGCATGGAGCTCAGCAGAAA GACTCCAGTGCAGCTGTTTGAAGACTACAGTGTTAAAGACATGAGCTTCAATCCTTCTGTTTCAGGGCCTCCCTCAAAGAAAAAG GAACATTTCACAATCGGTGATGCGTTTTTAGATTCAGAGCTGAAGACCCAGATTGACGCTGCTCTTCAAAACGCGAGCGAGCAGACGAGTCTAGACTTCACATCACAGCAGGaaaccaatgaatga